Proteins encoded by one window of Xiphias gladius isolate SHS-SW01 ecotype Sanya breed wild chromosome 15, ASM1685928v1, whole genome shotgun sequence:
- the LOC120799783 gene encoding NACHT, LRR and PYD domains-containing protein 12-like isoform X4: MAEDLYRTLQDLRDVEFQDFKWYLQQPDILEGYQTIKAFKLEKAERRDTVDLMVQTCDFHGAPKVTKKVLEKINRNDLAQSLSNTSSGPEVDVSDVGRTSEIRRPSSPQTEDVIVPVPEPQPISYYQHLLQSNLQDKFMCAREGWAQKKDEQRLDDIYTELYITAGSDIHINTQHEVRQIEIAENLAEIKKPIKSSDMFKDPSGRYKPIRTVLTNGIAGIGKTFLVRKFVLDVAERRANQDVHLIFPFTFRQLNLWRGEKFRLAELIHECIRETRDIKEEALNHIFTTLQSSGNTNYDKSKFKLMFILDGLDESRLQLDCSTNKNQDTDFDVSVSTSVDVLLTKLIKKNLLPSARLWITTRPAAANQIHSDFVDMVTEVRGFTDPQKEEYFRKRLRDEEQASRIISHIKTSRSLHIMCHIPVFCWITATVLEDVLKTREGGELPKTLTELYAEFLVFQIHQTKQRYGQKTCVKYIKSLAKLAFHELEKGNLIFYEKDLTESGIDVSGASVCSGVFTEIFKEERGRKNDADKMFSFVHLSVQEFLAALYVEKALFNRNKNVLSEPGQTCGEHVRMVFSKTSMTKVHRFAIDKALASPNGHLDLFIRFLLGLSLQTNQSLLRGLLKKQRSSQTNQETVKYVKKKISENMSPERSINLFHCLNELKDHSLVEEIQQYLCSGSLSTDKLSPTQWSALVFILLSSEEDLDKFDLKKYSASEEALLRLLPVVKASNKALLSGCSLSERSCYALSSVLSSKSPSLRELDLSNNDLQDSGVKLLSAGLESPQCRLETLRLTQTRLTEKCCQHISSALSSQSSCLRELDLSNNDLQDSGVNLLSAGLESPHCKLETLRLKQTRLTEKCCKKFSSVLSSQSFRLRHLDLSNNDLQDSGVKLLSAGLESPHCKLEIVRLHQTRLTKKCCQVFSSVLSSQSSCLRDLDLSNNDLKDSGVNLLSAGLESPHCRLETLRLNQTSLTEKCCQVFSSVLSSQSSSLRELDLSNNDLKDSGVKLLFAGLENPHCKLETLRLSGSNLSWRSCHAVVSVVSSQSSSLRELDLNNNDLQNSGVKLLSAGLESPLCKLKCLRLNQTSLTEKCCQDFSPVLSSQSSSLRELDLSNNDLKDSGVKLLSAGLESPHCTLETLRLWCHSTRNEEEV; this comes from the exons ATGGCAGAGGACCTTTATCGGACTCTGCAGGATTTACGAGACGTGGAATTCCAGGACTTCAAATGGTATCTGCAGCAGCCTGACATCCTGGAAGGTTACCAAACCATCAAAGCGTTCAAGCTGGAGAAGGCAGAAAGGCGGGACACAGTGGATCTGATGGTGCAGACCTGTGACTTTCATGGAGCTCCGAAGGTGACCAAGAAGGTTTTGGAGAAGATAAACAGGAATGATCTGGCGCAGAGTCTGTCTAACACCAGCTCAGGACCAGAAG tgGATGTCAGTGATGTTGGACGGACGTCAGAGATCAGAAGACCTTCCTCGCCGCAGACCGAAG aTGTGATTGTTCCAGTACCAGAGCCGCAACCCATTTCATATTACCAACACCTGCTTCAATCAAACCTCCAGGATAAGTTTATGTGTGCACGAGAGGGGTGGGCCCAGAAGAAGGATGAGCAGCGTCTGGATGATATCTACACAGAGTTGTACATCACAGCTGGAAGTGAcatacacatcaacacacagcaTGAGGTCAGGCAAATTGAGATTGCTGAGAATctagcagaaataaaaaaaccaaTTAAATCTAGTGACATGTTCAAAGACCCCTCTGGAAGATATAAACCCATCAGAACAGTGCTGACCAATGGAATTGCAGGAATTGGCAAAACATTTCTTGTGCGCAAGTTTGTGTTGGACGTGGCTGAAAGAAGAGCTAATCAGGATGTGCATCTGATTTTCCCCTTTACTTTCCGCCAATTAAATTTATGGAGGGGAGAAAAGTTTCGTTTAGCAGAGCTCATTCATGAATGTATCAGGGAGACCAGAGACATCAAGGAGGAAGCTCTTAATCACATCTTTACAACTCTGCAGTCATCAGGAAACACCAACTATGACAAGAGCAAATTCAAACTTATGTTTATTTTAGATGGACTGGATGAGAGCCGCCTTCAACTGGACTGCTCTACGAATAAAAACCAGGacacagactttgatgtgtcCGTATCGACTTCAGTGGACGTGCTGCTGACGAAGCTCATCAAGAAGAATCTGCTTCCCTCCGCTCGCCTCTGGATAACAACACGACCcgcagcagccaatcagatccATTCTGACTTTGTTGACATggtgacagaggtcagagggtTCACTGACCCACAGAAGGAGGAGTACTTCAGGAAGAGATtaagagatgaggagcaggccaGCAGGATCATCTCCCACATCAAGACATCCCGAAGCCTCCACATCATGTGCCACATCCCAGTCTTCTGCTGGATCACCGCTACAGTTCTGGAGGATGTGTTGAAAaccagggagggaggagagctgCCCAAGACCCTGACTGAGTTGTACGCAGAATTCCTGGTGtttcagattcatcagacaaaacagagaTATGGCCAAAAAACGTGCGTTAAGTACATTAAGTCATTGGCAAAACTCGCTTTCCACGAGCTGGAAAAGGGCAATCTGATCTTCTATGAGAAAGACCTGACAGAGAGTGGCATTGATGTCAGTGGAGCCTCGGTGTGCTCAGGAGTGTTCACAGAGATCTTTAAAGAGGAACGTGGGAGGAAGAATGATGCAGACAAGATGTTTAGCTTTGTCCATCTAAGTGTTCAAGAGTTTTTGGCAGCTCTCTATGTAGAGAAGGCACTCTTTAACAGAAACAAGAATGTTCTGTCTGAGCCAGGGCAAACTTGTGGCGAACATGTGAGAATGGTTTTCAGCAAAACATCTATGACAAAAGTCCACCGGTTTGCTATTGACAAGGCATTGGCGAGTCCAAATGGACACCTGGACTTGTTCATCCGCTTCCTCCTGGGCCTTTCACTGCAGACCAATCAGTCCCTCCTGCGAGGCCTGCTGAAAAAGCAAAGAAGCTCACAGACCAATCAGGAAACAGTCAAGTACGTCAAAAAGAAGATCAGTGAGAATATGTCTCCAGAGAGAAGCATCAATCTGTTCCACTGTCTGAATGAACTGAAGGACCATTCTCTAGTGGAGGAGATCCAACAATACCTTTGTTCAGGAAGTCTCTCCACAGATAAACTCTCTCCTACTCAGTGGTCAGCTCTGGTCTTCATCTTACTGTCATCAGAAGAAGATCTGGATAAGTTTGATCTGAAGAAATACTCTGCTTCAGAGGAGGCTCTCCTGAGGCTGCTGCCAGTGGTCAAGGCCTCCAACAAAGCTCT GCTGAGTGGTTGCAGTCTGTCAGAGAGAAGCTGTTACGCTCTGTCATCAGTTCTCAGCTCAAAGTCCCCTAGTCTAAGAGAACTGGACCTGAGTAACAACGACTTGCAGGAttcaggagtgaagctgctctctgctggactggagagtCCACAGTGTAGACTAGAGACTCTCAG gtTGACTCAAACAAGGCTCACAGAGAAATGCTGTCAACATATCTCATCCGCCCTCAGCTCCCAGTCCTCTTGTCTGAGAGAGCTGGACCTGAGTAACAACGACCTCCAGGATTCAGGAGTGaatctgctctctgctggactggagagtCCGCACTGTAAACTGGAGACTCTCAG GTTAAAGCAGACCAGGCTCACAGAGAAATGCTGTAAGAAGTTCTCATCAGTTCTCAGCTCACAGTCCTTTAGACTGAGACATCTGGACCTGAGTAACAATGACCTGCAGGAttcaggagtgaagctgctctctgctggactggagagtCCTCACTGTAAACTGGAGATTGTCAG gtTGCATCAAACTAGGCTCACAAAGAAATGCTGTCAGGTATTCTCATCAGTTCTCAGCTCCCAGTCCTCTTGTCTGAGAGACCTGGACCTCAGCAATAATGACCTGAAGGATTCAGGAGTGAAtctgctgtctgctggactggagagtCCACACTGTAGACTGGAGACTCTTAG GTTGAATCAAACCAGCCTCACAGAAAAATGCTGTCAGGTATTCTCATCAGTTCTCAGTTCCCAGTCCTCTAGTCTGAGAGAGCTGGACCTCAGCAATAATGACCTGAAGGAttcaggagtgaagctgctctttgctggactGGAGAATCCACACTGTAAACTGGAGACTCTCAG GTTGAGTGGAAGTAACCTGTCATGGCGAAGTTGTCATGCTGTGGTCTCAGTTGTCAGTTCCCAATCCTCTAGTCTGAGAGAGCTGGACCTGAACAACAACGATCTACAGAAttcaggagtgaagctgctgtctgctggactggagagtCCGCTCTGTAAACTGAAGTGTCTCAG